A window of the Sardina pilchardus chromosome 21, fSarPil1.1, whole genome shotgun sequence genome harbors these coding sequences:
- the her5 gene encoding hairy-related 5, producing the protein MDVSGPAKKFRRMAKPVMEKRRRDRMNHSLETLRLLLSENTDNEKLRSPKVEKAEILESVVNFFRAEQAELQSRSGSRKRAREEDADDVTHERQRYSDGMRACLLTVSRFITSKTQELEGELEWKRSHSHLAPQHPVTMATAPHDPRTLSTKQLSEPGSPAARLSAATAQYGPQEIKATYLPTKDTAASQRPSLVFSDCVWRPWPQ; encoded by the exons ATGGACGTGTCAGGACCAGCTAAGAAATTTCGAAGG aTGGCCAAACCTGTAATGGAGAAACGCAGAAGAGACCGTATGAATCACAGCCTAGAGACCCTGCGCCTGCTGTTGTCAGAAAATACTGACAATGAG AAACTGAGAAGTCCCAAAGTGGAGAAGGCTGAAATCCTGGAGAGCGTTGTGAACTTCTTCAGAGCTGAGCAAGCAGAGCTGCAGTCCAGAAGCGGAAGCAGGAAGAGGGCACGGGAAGAGGATGCTGACGACGTCACGCACGAGAGGCAGAGGTACAGCGATGGCATGAGGGCTTGCCTGCTGACCGTCAGTCGTTTCATCACGTCCAAAACCCAGGAGCTGGAGGGTGAGCTGGAGTGGAAGCGTTCCCACAGCCACCTGGCGCCGCAGCATCCGGTAACCATGGCGACGGCACCGCACGACCCCAGGACTCTGTCAACAAAGCAGCTGTCCGAGCCAGGCTCTCCAGCGGCACGCCTCAGTGCAGCCACCGCACAGTATGGACCACAAGAGATAAAAGCAACTTACCTGCCAACAAAGGACACGGCTGCCTCCCAAAGACCTTCATTGGTGttcagtgactgtgtgtggagaCCATGGCCACAGTAG
- the her11 gene encoding hairy-related 11 — protein sequence MKNSDVNKSKCLKRVLKPVIEKKRRDRINQNLHELRVLLLRCTEDTRLQNPKLEKAEILDLAVQYLRRDTEKHYKRNESGSQHPPDEEVNPEMSVSGLQPPHAQFSSVYTAGFHHCLTNVSSFMTNTGSSEIDPEVSKLKICLDGHFTHSGHRGHGTEGQLHTSDAPKGPCPDSPPVSAQMTPPHSPLLSHSTPVAHSSISHEPSLSHNASLHSLETSRRSPSSSSPVPTFCSLSRITPFHSPSPIRRHSVVPNQTSSTWRPWN from the exons ATGAAGAACTCAGATGTAAACAAGTCAAAATGCCTGAAACGA GTACTGAAACCAGTGattgagaagaaaagaagagatagGATAAATCAGAATTTGCACGAGCTGAGAGTTTTGTTGCTGAGATGCACGGAAGACACG CGTTTGCAAAATCCCAAACTGGAAAAGGCGGAGATTCTAGACCTTGCCGTACAGTACCTGAGGAGGGATAcagaaaaacattacaaaagaAACG AATCTGGGAGCCAACATCCGCCTGATGAAGAAGTCAACCCTGAAATGTCAGTGTCAGGACTTCAACCACCCCATGCACAGTTCAGCTCAGTCTACACGGCAGGCTTTCACCACTGCCTAACCAACGTCTCCAGCTTCATGACTAACACAGGCTCCTCCGAAATTGACCCTGAGGTCAGCAAGCTGAAGATCTGCCTGGACGGTCACTTCACCCATTCTGGCCATCGGGGGCACGGAACAGAGGGACAGCTCCACACAAGCGATGCACCAAAAGGCCCTTGTCCTGACTCCCCCCCTGTGTCTGCGCAGATGACACCTcctcactctcccctcctctcccactccacCCCGGTAGcccactcctccatctcccatGAGCCATCACTCTCACACAACGCGTCCCTCCATTCTCTTGAGACCTCCAGacgctccccctcctcctcctctccggtCCCGACGTTTTGCTCCTTAAGCCGTATTACACCcttccactccccctctcccatcaGGAGGCATTCTGTCGTTCCCAATCAAACAAGCTCAACGTGGCGGCCGTGGAACTGA